One window of Microbacterium sediminis genomic DNA carries:
- a CDS encoding YceI family protein, with the protein MTIDIPGYTPGTYVLDPAHSEVGFEVRHMMISKVRGLFAVKSATIVLPENVLEATVEATADVASIDTKDEGRDAHLRSADFFDAETYPTITFRSTGVRVEGGEFFVDGDLTIKDVTKNVTFDLELGGFGTDPFGNFKVGATAQATINREEFGLTWNAALETGGVLVGKDVKITLDLQGVLQK; encoded by the coding sequence ATGACGATCGACATCCCCGGCTACACCCCCGGCACCTACGTCCTCGACCCGGCGCACAGCGAGGTCGGCTTCGAGGTCCGCCACATGATGATCTCGAAGGTCCGCGGCCTGTTCGCCGTGAAGTCGGCCACGATCGTGCTGCCCGAGAACGTGCTCGAGGCCACCGTCGAGGCCACCGCCGACGTCGCCTCGATCGACACCAAGGACGAGGGTCGCGACGCGCACCTGCGCAGCGCCGACTTCTTCGACGCCGAGACGTACCCGACCATCACCTTCCGCAGCACCGGCGTGCGCGTCGAGGGCGGCGAGTTCTTCGTCGACGGCGACCTGACGATCAAGGACGTCACCAAGAACGTCACGTTCGACCTCGAGCTCGGCGGCTTCGGCACCGACCCGTTCGGCAACTTCAAGGTCGGGGCCACCGCCCAGGCCACGATCAACCGCGAGGAGTTCGGCCTCACCTGGAACGCCGCGCTCGAGACCGGCGGCGTGCTCGTGGGCAAGGACGTCAAGATCACCCTCGACCTGCAGGGCGTGCTGCAGAAGTAA
- a CDS encoding FKBP-type peptidyl-prolyl cis-trans isomerase, with protein MSADRTKPEFDAPEGPAPTELVIRDIIVGDGAEAKPGDTVTVHYAGVEYETGEEFDSSWNRGESIQFPLRGLIQGWQEGIPGMKVGGRRELVIPPHLAYGPAGAGHFLSGKTLIFIIDLIDVA; from the coding sequence ATGAGCGCAGATCGCACCAAGCCCGAGTTCGACGCCCCCGAGGGCCCCGCGCCCACGGAGCTCGTCATCCGCGACATCATCGTGGGCGACGGCGCCGAGGCGAAGCCGGGCGACACCGTCACCGTCCACTACGCCGGCGTCGAGTACGAGACCGGCGAGGAGTTCGACTCGTCGTGGAACCGCGGCGAGAGCATCCAGTTCCCGCTGCGCGGCCTGATCCAGGGCTGGCAGGAGGGCATCCCCGGCATGAAGGTGGGCGGCCGTCGCGAGCTGGTCATCCCGCCGCACCTCGCCTACGGTCCCGCGGGCGCCGGTCACTTCCTCAGCGGCAAGACCCTCATCTTCATCATCGACCTCATCGACGTCGCCTGA
- a CDS encoding PrsW family intramembrane metalloprotease, with translation MTYGGGNFHTGTVGDAQQGWASPLAHPAHAQPAHIAPAAPQEPHLQLPPVPSKGRAPWLWIWIVLGVLAVAVIGYYITGLGVVGVAITSFLALFPFVGIILTVLLLIDRWEPEPRSLIVFALAWGAVASIALTLLTIIVLDLIAMLLGTDPLLHEILSIIVRAPIVEEGWKLLGILLVLWMGRKAFDGPVDGLVYGMLIGAGFAFTENIQYFVQALYLGGIDGLATNFFLRGVMSPFAHAMFTGAIGLMIGLAKRGGRSIPLFTLIGYVIGVALHALWNASSTLDIFFPNAFYTVYALVEVPIFVLFIVCVVQLRKEEMRLTKERLGEYADAGWFTRQEVDMLATPQGRKIGKRWAASLRGNRSALMKSFVADATALAMARQRALTGRDPGAVEDEHLLLHRASATRQALLAP, from the coding sequence ATGACTTACGGGGGCGGGAACTTCCACACGGGCACGGTCGGCGACGCGCAGCAGGGATGGGCGTCGCCGCTCGCGCATCCGGCGCACGCTCAGCCGGCGCACATCGCCCCGGCAGCGCCGCAGGAGCCGCACCTTCAGCTGCCGCCCGTGCCCTCGAAGGGGCGCGCCCCGTGGCTGTGGATCTGGATCGTGCTCGGCGTGCTCGCCGTCGCGGTCATCGGCTACTACATCACGGGTCTCGGCGTCGTCGGCGTGGCGATCACGAGCTTCCTGGCGCTGTTCCCGTTCGTGGGCATCATCCTCACGGTGCTGCTGCTCATCGACCGCTGGGAGCCGGAGCCCCGCTCGCTGATCGTCTTCGCGCTCGCGTGGGGCGCCGTCGCCTCGATCGCCCTCACGCTGCTGACGATCATCGTGCTCGACCTCATCGCGATGCTCCTGGGCACCGATCCGCTGCTGCACGAGATCCTCTCGATCATCGTGCGCGCCCCGATCGTCGAGGAGGGCTGGAAGCTCCTCGGCATCCTGCTCGTGCTCTGGATGGGCCGCAAGGCGTTCGACGGTCCGGTCGACGGGCTCGTCTACGGCATGCTCATCGGCGCGGGCTTCGCCTTCACCGAGAACATCCAGTACTTCGTGCAGGCCCTCTACCTCGGCGGGATCGACGGCCTCGCGACCAACTTCTTCCTCCGCGGCGTGATGAGCCCGTTCGCCCACGCCATGTTCACCGGGGCGATCGGCCTGATGATCGGCCTGGCCAAGCGCGGCGGACGCAGCATCCCGCTGTTCACCCTCATCGGCTACGTCATCGGCGTCGCGCTGCACGCGCTGTGGAACGCCTCGTCGACGCTGGACATTTTCTTCCCGAACGCGTTCTACACCGTCTACGCGCTCGTGGAGGTGCCGATCTTCGTGCTGTTCATCGTCTGCGTCGTGCAGCTGCGCAAGGAGGAGATGCGCCTGACGAAGGAGCGGCTGGGGGAGTACGCCGACGCCGGCTGGTTCACGCGCCAGGAGGTCGACATGCTCGCCACGCCCCAGGGGCGCAAGATCGGCAAGCGGTGGGCGGCGAGCCTGCGCGGCAATCGCTCGGCGCTCATGAAGTCGTTCGTCGCCGACGCCACCGCGCTCGCGATGGCCCGGCAGCGCGCGCTCACCGGCCGCGACCCGGGGGCGGTGGAGGACGAGCACCTGCTGCTGCACCGCGCCTCGGCCACGCGACAGGCGCTGCTCGCCCCCTGA
- a CDS encoding fumarylacetoacetate hydrolase family protein — protein sequence MRFSHLVLPGQSAPTLVVKEGDEAIPVATLVEDAPRSLDELIAAGPEALDALRTALADGRGERISFADAGYAPALLRPPAIMAVGLNYAAHSGELNLKTDSTPTVFTLWPNSLAGHEGTTTWSRSVTGAVDYEAELGVVIGRPARDVTEDEALDHVFGYTVVNDISARDIQYSEAQWSRCKSLDGFTPVGPDVVTADEIPDPQNLHIWTRIGDELLQDGSTGQMVRSVATLIAHLSQGITILPGTLISTGSPGGSGFSRTPQVLLKDGTTVTVGVDGIGELTTHCRIVD from the coding sequence ATGCGTTTTTCCCACCTCGTGCTGCCCGGACAGTCCGCCCCCACGCTCGTCGTGAAGGAGGGGGACGAGGCGATCCCGGTCGCCACGCTGGTGGAGGACGCCCCGCGATCGCTGGACGAGCTCATCGCCGCCGGCCCCGAGGCCCTCGACGCGCTCCGCACCGCGCTGGCGGACGGTCGCGGCGAGCGCATCTCGTTCGCCGACGCCGGCTACGCCCCCGCGCTGCTGCGCCCGCCGGCGATCATGGCGGTCGGCCTCAACTACGCCGCGCACTCCGGCGAGCTCAACCTCAAGACCGACTCCACGCCGACCGTGTTCACGCTGTGGCCCAACTCGCTCGCGGGCCACGAGGGCACCACCACGTGGTCGCGCAGCGTGACCGGCGCTGTGGACTACGAGGCCGAGCTCGGCGTCGTGATCGGCCGCCCCGCCCGCGACGTCACCGAGGACGAGGCGCTCGACCACGTCTTCGGCTACACCGTGGTCAACGACATCTCGGCGCGCGACATCCAGTACTCCGAGGCGCAGTGGAGCCGCTGCAAGTCGCTCGACGGCTTCACGCCCGTCGGCCCCGACGTCGTCACGGCCGACGAGATCCCCGACCCGCAGAACCTGCACATCTGGACGCGCATCGGCGACGAGCTGCTGCAGGACGGCTCGACGGGTCAGATGGTCCGCTCGGTCGCGACGCTCATCGCCCACCTCTCGCAGGGCATCACGATCCTGCCCGGCACGCTCATCTCCACGGGCAGCCCCGGCGGTTCGGGCTTCTCGCGCACGCCGCAGGTGCTGCTGAAGGACGGCACGACCGTCACGGTCGGCGTCGACGGCATCGGCGAGCTCACGACCCACTGCCGCATCGTCGACTGA
- a CDS encoding aspartate ammonia-lyase: MRVTAPTRTETDSLGSLEIPADAYWGIHTARALENFDITKRPISVYPELVRALAMVKQAAARANRDIGVLDPERADLIDRAAQLVIDGRFHDEFVVGVIQGGAGTSTNMCANEVITNVALELAGRPKGDYAYLSPIDHTNRSQSTNDVYPTAIKIAIIMAHFTAIDELDLLQQSFRAKGREFHDVLKVGRTQLQDAVPMTLGQEFNGFASTLTEDLQRQRDNARLLLEINMGATAIGTGITAHPEYARRVRDHLAAISGLELETATDLVESTSDTGAFMSFSGAIKRTAMKLSKICNDLRLLSSGPQAGLAEINLPARAAGSSIMPGKVNPVIPEVVNQVAFSVAGADTTVTMAVEGGQLQLNAFEPVIAHSLLQSITWMRQAMRTLRVNCVDGITANRERLGAMVGSSVGVITALTPFIGYSAAAALAKTALLTGRNVADLVVEAGLMSREEVSKQLRPERLSGIEPITQTIPVIAPEDLP; encoded by the coding sequence ATGAGGGTGACGGCACCGACGCGCACCGAGACCGATTCCCTGGGTTCCCTCGAGATCCCCGCCGACGCCTACTGGGGCATCCACACGGCGCGGGCGCTGGAGAACTTCGACATCACCAAGCGGCCCATCTCGGTGTATCCCGAGCTCGTGCGCGCGCTGGCGATGGTGAAGCAGGCGGCCGCCCGGGCGAACCGCGACATCGGCGTACTCGACCCCGAGCGGGCGGATCTGATCGATCGCGCCGCGCAGCTCGTGATCGACGGTCGCTTCCACGACGAGTTCGTCGTCGGCGTCATCCAGGGCGGCGCCGGCACCTCGACCAACATGTGCGCGAACGAGGTCATCACCAACGTCGCGCTGGAGCTGGCGGGGCGGCCCAAGGGCGACTACGCCTACCTGTCGCCGATCGATCACACCAACCGCAGCCAGTCGACCAACGATGTCTACCCGACGGCGATCAAGATCGCGATCATCATGGCCCACTTCACGGCCATCGACGAGCTCGACCTGCTGCAGCAGTCCTTCCGCGCCAAGGGGCGCGAGTTCCACGACGTGCTCAAGGTGGGCCGCACCCAGCTGCAGGACGCCGTGCCGATGACGCTCGGTCAGGAGTTCAACGGCTTCGCCAGCACCCTCACCGAGGACCTGCAGCGCCAGCGCGACAACGCCCGGCTGCTGCTCGAGATCAACATGGGCGCCACCGCGATCGGCACGGGCATCACGGCGCACCCCGAGTACGCCCGGCGCGTGCGCGATCACCTCGCCGCGATCTCGGGCCTCGAGCTCGAGACGGCGACCGACCTCGTGGAGTCCACGAGCGACACCGGCGCGTTCATGTCGTTCTCGGGCGCGATCAAGCGCACGGCCATGAAGCTCTCGAAGATCTGCAACGACCTGCGCCTGCTCTCGTCGGGCCCGCAGGCGGGCCTGGCCGAGATCAACCTGCCGGCCCGCGCCGCCGGATCGTCGATCATGCCGGGCAAGGTGAACCCCGTCATCCCGGAGGTCGTCAACCAGGTCGCCTTCTCGGTCGCCGGCGCCGACACCACCGTCACGATGGCCGTCGAGGGCGGTCAGCTCCAGCTCAACGCCTTCGAGCCCGTCATCGCGCACTCGCTGCTGCAGTCGATCACGTGGATGCGTCAGGCCATGCGCACCCTGCGCGTGAACTGCGTCGACGGCATCACCGCCAACCGCGAGCGCCTCGGCGCGATGGTCGGCTCGTCGGTCGGCGTGATCACGGCGCTGACGCCGTTCATCGGCTACTCCGCGGCGGCCGCGCTCGCCAAGACCGCGCTCCTGACCGGGCGCAACGTCGCCGACCTCGTGGTCGAGGCCGGGCTGATGTCGCGCGAGGAGGTCAGCAAGCAGCTGCGGCCCGAGCGCCTCTCGGGCATCGAGCCGATCACGCAGACGATCCCGGTGATCGCCCCCGAGGACCTGCCGTAA
- a CDS encoding metallophosphoesterase, with the protein MQFGQHAPARRTIVHLSDTHLLAGGAALGGRYAVEEHLRETLARVEQLEQRPDALVFTGDLTDLGEPDAYARLRAIVDPVAERLGAPIVWVAGNHDERPQMRRDLLGLEPTQEPVTGVWDLGGLRLIALDSTVPGWHHGEIDAAQREWLRAELAEPAPLGTILALHHPPLPSHVPLFDILELKDQDLLAEAIRGSDVRAILAGHLHYSMNGTFAGVPVSVAAATCYTMDVARPALRVNGMDAGQSFHLVHVYDDTITHTVVPVAAAEPATFFAPEFYERMAVLTPQERLEAFSRKR; encoded by the coding sequence ATGCAGTTCGGCCAGCACGCGCCCGCGCGGCGCACGATCGTCCACCTCAGCGACACGCATCTGCTCGCCGGCGGCGCCGCGCTCGGGGGCCGCTACGCGGTCGAGGAGCACCTGCGCGAGACGCTCGCGCGTGTGGAGCAGCTCGAGCAGCGGCCGGACGCGCTCGTGTTCACGGGCGATCTCACCGACCTCGGCGAGCCCGACGCGTACGCGCGGCTGCGCGCGATCGTCGATCCTGTCGCGGAGCGGCTCGGCGCCCCGATCGTGTGGGTGGCGGGCAATCACGACGAGCGGCCGCAGATGCGCCGCGACCTGCTGGGCCTCGAGCCCACGCAGGAGCCGGTCACGGGTGTGTGGGATCTCGGCGGGCTGCGCCTCATCGCGCTGGACTCCACCGTGCCGGGGTGGCACCACGGCGAGATCGACGCGGCGCAGCGCGAGTGGCTGCGCGCGGAGCTCGCCGAGCCGGCGCCGCTCGGCACGATCCTCGCCCTGCACCATCCGCCGCTGCCGAGCCACGTCCCGCTGTTCGACATCCTCGAGCTGAAGGATCAGGATCTCCTCGCCGAGGCGATCCGCGGATCGGACGTGCGGGCGATCCTCGCGGGTCACCTGCACTACTCGATGAACGGCACGTTCGCCGGCGTCCCCGTCAGCGTCGCGGCCGCCACGTGCTACACGATGGACGTGGCCCGGCCCGCGCTGCGCGTGAACGGCATGGACGCGGGCCAGTCGTTCCACCTCGTGCACGTGTACGACGACACGATCACGCACACGGTCGTGCCGGTGGCCGCCGCGGAGCCGGCGACGTTCTTCGCCCCGGAGTTCTACGAGCGCATGGCCGTGCTCACCCCGCAGGAGCGCCTGGAGGCCTTCTCCCGCAAGCGATGA
- a CDS encoding peptidase, with protein sequence MTIDWLAFLQVFAAALVAGVVVVGFYATGLRLLARSGRIPVVAPAVFTDAIAVMTPKQIAKAQKQADKAARRSPLTEGQRQLALVGAFACFAVVVLAVLAGILLIVLG encoded by the coding sequence ATGACGATCGACTGGCTCGCGTTCCTGCAGGTGTTCGCCGCGGCCCTCGTCGCGGGCGTCGTGGTCGTGGGGTTCTACGCCACCGGGCTGCGGCTGCTGGCGCGCTCGGGACGCATCCCCGTGGTGGCACCCGCGGTGTTCACCGACGCGATCGCGGTGATGACGCCCAAGCAGATCGCCAAGGCGCAGAAGCAGGCCGACAAGGCGGCCCGACGCAGCCCGCTCACCGAGGGGCAGAGGCAGCTCGCGCTCGTGGGCGCCTTCGCGTGCTTCGCCGTGGTCGTGCTCGCGGTGCTCGCGGGGATCCTGCTCATCGTTCTGGGCTGA
- a CDS encoding inorganic phosphate transporter: MEIATLIIILVVALALFFDFTNGFHDTANAMATPIATGALKPKTAVGLAAALNLVGAFLSTEVAKTISGGIIREDQIAGDLFPPLIFAGLIGAITWNMLTWLLGLPSSSSHALFGGLIGATLVGFGAAGIDFGVVVSKVVLPALLAPLTAGIIAFVLTRIAYSVTRRYDGRPDGRDGFRWGQIFTSSLVALAHGTNDAQKTMGVITLALISVGWQSAAHHEPQLWVIVSAAAAIALGTYVGGWRIIRTMGRGLTEVKPAQGFSAETSTAATILASSHLGFALSTTQVASGSVIGSGLGRRGSSVRWKTAGRIFVGWVLALPAAGVVGALAALLVVWLGIGGVAIDAVLAIVIILVLFLRSRKDNVHAGNAMNDVAQSDLAVSTTSTPPPTRRQRREAARDAARRAELEEVRRAAQLAAQQAVREELARAADKAAKAAADKAAEAAAAKAARVAAEEAARIAAQRTPKKKGSGR; the protein is encoded by the coding sequence GTGGAGATCGCCACGCTCATCATCATCCTCGTCGTCGCCCTGGCGCTGTTCTTCGACTTCACCAACGGCTTCCACGACACCGCCAACGCGATGGCGACCCCCATCGCCACCGGCGCCCTGAAGCCGAAGACGGCTGTGGGCCTCGCCGCGGCGCTCAACCTCGTGGGCGCCTTCCTGTCCACCGAGGTCGCGAAGACCATCTCGGGCGGCATCATCCGCGAGGATCAGATCGCGGGCGATCTGTTCCCGCCGCTCATCTTCGCCGGCCTCATCGGCGCCATCACGTGGAACATGCTCACGTGGCTGCTGGGGCTGCCGTCCAGCTCGTCGCACGCGCTCTTCGGCGGCCTCATCGGTGCGACCCTGGTCGGCTTCGGGGCCGCCGGCATCGACTTCGGCGTGGTGGTCTCGAAGGTCGTGCTGCCCGCCCTGCTCGCGCCGCTCACGGCCGGCATCATCGCCTTCGTGCTCACCCGCATCGCCTACTCCGTCACGCGCCGCTACGACGGCAGGCCCGACGGGCGCGACGGGTTCCGCTGGGGCCAGATCTTCACCTCGTCGCTCGTGGCCCTCGCGCACGGCACCAACGACGCGCAGAAGACCATGGGCGTCATCACGCTCGCGCTGATCTCGGTCGGCTGGCAGTCCGCCGCCCACCACGAGCCGCAGCTGTGGGTCATCGTCTCGGCCGCCGCCGCCATCGCGCTCGGCACCTACGTGGGCGGGTGGCGCATCATCCGCACGATGGGCAGGGGCCTCACCGAGGTCAAGCCCGCCCAGGGCTTCTCGGCCGAGACGTCGACGGCGGCCACGATCCTCGCCTCGAGCCACCTCGGCTTCGCGCTGTCGACCACGCAGGTCGCCTCGGGCTCGGTGATCGGCTCCGGTCTCGGGCGGCGCGGCTCGTCCGTGCGCTGGAAGACGGCGGGGCGGATCTTCGTCGGCTGGGTGCTCGCGCTGCCCGCCGCGGGCGTCGTGGGCGCGCTCGCCGCCCTGCTCGTGGTGTGGCTGGGGATCGGCGGTGTCGCGATCGACGCCGTGCTCGCGATCGTGATCATCCTCGTGCTGTTCCTGCGGTCGCGGAAGGACAACGTGCACGCCGGCAACGCCATGAACGACGTGGCGCAGTCCGACCTGGCGGTGAGCACGACGAGCACCCCGCCGCCCACGCGCCGGCAGCGCCGCGAGGCCGCCCGCGACGCGGCGCGCCGGGCGGAGCTCGAGGAGGTGCGGCGCGCCGCACAGCTGGCCGCGCAGCAGGCGGTGCGCGAGGAGCTCGCGCGCGCCGCCGACAAGGCCGCGAAGGCCGCGGCCGACAAGGCAGCCGAGGCCGCCGCGGCGAAGGCGGCCAGGGTCGCGGCCGAGGAGGCAGCGCGGATCGCGGCGCAGCGCACGCCGAAGAAGAAGGGGAGCGGCAGATGA
- a CDS encoding S9 family peptidase: MTFEPTTSAVPPAPIAARRPVARTHHGDTFEDPYEWLRAKDDPEVIALLEAENAHADAVLAGLEPLRERIFQEIKGRVRESDLSVPSRKGEWWYYGRTVEGKQYGIQCRAPLAGPDDWTPPVLSPDVEVPGEQVLLDSNVEAEGHSFFSLGSFDVSSDGSRMLWAVDVAGDERYTIRVRDLVTGETLPDVIEGAFGGAQFLPDGRHLVYTTVDEAWRPNRVWLHRVGEPDNSRDIELYGDDDERYWVGAGVTRSDRFLMVESGSSITSEVSILDAADPTAGARVVWPRREGVEYGVDHAIVDGQDWLYILHNDGALDFELVRVPLADPNAVEVVLAHEPGRRLLDIDCFRDFAVVEYRREGLPRVALLEYETGVLTELEFPDPLYAVGASGNAEWAPPVIRLGYGSFTTPGTVYEYEVATGELHLRKQAEVLGGYDPADYDQARLWAPAADGTRIPVSLVWKRSFGTPGDAPRPVHLYGYGSYEHSIDPGFSVARLSELDRGVVYAVAHVRGGGELGRQWYEDGKLQAKRNTFTDFVDVARFLAAEGYTSPDRIVAEGGSAGGLLMGAVANLAPDAFAGILADVPFVDALTTILDPSLPLTVIEWDEWGDPLHEADVYAYMKSYTPYENVRDGVAYPRILAMTSLNDTRVLYVEPAKWVQRLREAGADALLKCEMVAGHGGVSGRYNSWRERAYQLAWILDVLGLAD, translated from the coding sequence GTGACCTTCGAGCCCACGACCTCCGCCGTCCCGCCCGCCCCGATCGCCGCCCGCCGGCCCGTCGCCCGCACGCACCACGGCGACACGTTCGAGGATCCGTACGAGTGGCTGCGCGCGAAGGACGATCCCGAGGTCATCGCGCTGCTCGAGGCCGAGAACGCCCACGCCGACGCCGTGCTGGCCGGGCTCGAGCCGCTGCGCGAGCGGATCTTCCAGGAGATCAAGGGGCGCGTGCGCGAGAGCGACCTCAGCGTGCCCAGCCGCAAGGGCGAGTGGTGGTACTACGGGCGCACCGTGGAGGGCAAGCAGTACGGCATCCAGTGCCGCGCGCCGCTCGCCGGCCCGGACGACTGGACCCCGCCGGTCCTCTCCCCCGACGTCGAGGTCCCCGGCGAGCAGGTGCTGCTCGACTCCAACGTGGAGGCCGAGGGCCACTCGTTCTTCTCGCTCGGATCGTTCGACGTCTCCAGCGACGGATCCCGCATGCTCTGGGCCGTCGACGTCGCGGGCGACGAGCGCTACACGATCCGTGTGCGCGACCTCGTCACGGGCGAGACGCTCCCGGACGTCATCGAGGGCGCCTTCGGCGGCGCGCAGTTCCTGCCCGACGGGCGGCACCTCGTGTACACCACCGTCGACGAGGCGTGGCGCCCGAACCGCGTGTGGCTGCACCGCGTGGGCGAGCCCGACAACAGCCGCGACATCGAGCTCTACGGCGACGACGACGAGCGTTACTGGGTGGGCGCGGGCGTGACCCGCAGCGATCGCTTCCTCATGGTGGAGTCGGGCTCGAGCATCACGAGCGAGGTCTCGATCCTCGACGCCGCCGATCCGACCGCCGGCGCGCGGGTGGTGTGGCCGCGGCGCGAGGGCGTCGAGTACGGCGTCGACCACGCGATCGTGGACGGGCAGGACTGGCTCTACATCCTGCACAACGACGGCGCGCTGGACTTCGAGCTCGTGCGCGTGCCGCTGGCCGACCCGAACGCCGTCGAGGTGGTGCTGGCCCACGAGCCGGGCCGCCGGCTGCTCGACATCGACTGCTTCCGCGACTTCGCCGTCGTCGAGTACCGCCGCGAGGGCCTGCCCCGGGTGGCGCTGCTGGAGTACGAGACCGGCGTGCTGACGGAGCTGGAATTCCCCGACCCGCTCTACGCCGTGGGCGCGTCGGGCAACGCCGAGTGGGCTCCGCCGGTGATCCGCCTGGGCTATGGGTCGTTCACCACGCCCGGCACGGTGTACGAGTACGAGGTGGCCACGGGCGAGCTGCACCTGCGCAAGCAGGCCGAGGTGCTCGGCGGCTACGACCCGGCCGACTACGACCAGGCGCGCCTGTGGGCGCCGGCCGCCGACGGCACACGCATCCCCGTCTCGCTCGTCTGGAAGCGCTCGTTCGGCACGCCGGGCGACGCGCCGCGGCCCGTTCACCTGTACGGCTACGGCTCGTACGAGCACTCGATCGACCCCGGCTTCTCGGTCGCGCGCCTGAGCGAGCTGGACCGCGGCGTCGTGTACGCCGTGGCGCACGTGCGCGGCGGCGGAGAGCTCGGCCGGCAGTGGTACGAGGACGGCAAGCTGCAGGCCAAGCGCAACACGTTCACCGACTTCGTCGACGTGGCCCGCTTCCTCGCCGCCGAGGGCTACACGAGCCCCGATCGGATCGTCGCCGAGGGCGGATCGGCCGGCGGGCTGCTCATGGGCGCCGTCGCCAACCTCGCCCCCGACGCGTTCGCCGGCATCCTCGCCGACGTGCCGTTCGTCGACGCGCTGACGACGATCCTCGACCCCTCGCTGCCGCTCACGGTGATCGAGTGGGACGAATGGGGCGACCCGCTGCACGAGGCCGACGTGTACGCCTACATGAAGTCGTACACGCCGTACGAGAACGTGCGCGACGGTGTGGCCTACCCGCGCATCCTCGCGATGACGAGCCTCAACGACACGCGCGTGCTGTACGTCGAGCCCGCCAAGTGGGTGCAGCGGCTGCGCGAGGCCGGGGCCGACGCGCTGCTGAAGTGCGAGATGGTGGCCGGGCACGGCGGCGTCAGCGGTCGCTACAACTCCTGGCGCGAGCGCGCGTATCAGCTCGCCTGGATCCTCGACGTGCTCGGCCTGGCCGACTGA
- a CDS encoding pyridoxal phosphate-dependent aminotransferase: MSLRPLDQSAKLKNVLYEIRGAALAEAAKLEAQGHTILKLNTGNPAIFGFEAPYQIVRDMIRAVPNAHGYSDSRGIVEARRAIVSRYENEPGFPQFDVDDVYLGNGVSELITMTMQALLNEGDEVLIPAPDYPLWTAMTSLAGGTPVHYLCDEQNGWQPDLEDIRAKITPSTKAIVVINPNNPTGAVYSREVLEGIAQIAREHSLLLLSDEIYDRILFDGARHIPMASVAPDLLCLTYNGLSKTYRVAGYRSGWMVITGPRTHANGFLEGIQLLASTRLCANVPAQHAILAALTGVQSIDALIAPTGRLHEQRDIAWEGLNAIPGVSCVKPQGALYAFPRLDPEVHEIHDDKKLIYDLLVQEHILMVEGTGFNWPTTDHLRVVTLPEPRVLAEAVERLGNFLSSYKQ; this comes from the coding sequence ATGAGTCTGCGTCCCCTCGATCAGTCGGCGAAGTTGAAGAACGTTCTGTACGAGATCCGCGGAGCGGCACTGGCAGAGGCGGCCAAGCTCGAGGCGCAGGGCCACACGATCCTGAAGCTGAACACGGGCAACCCGGCGATCTTCGGCTTCGAGGCGCCGTACCAGATCGTCCGCGACATGATCCGCGCCGTGCCCAACGCGCACGGCTACAGCGACAGCCGCGGCATCGTCGAGGCCCGCCGCGCGATCGTGAGCCGCTACGAGAACGAGCCGGGCTTCCCGCAGTTCGACGTCGATGACGTCTACCTCGGCAACGGGGTGTCGGAGCTCATCACCATGACGATGCAGGCGCTGCTGAACGAGGGCGACGAGGTCCTGATTCCGGCGCCCGACTATCCGCTGTGGACCGCCATGACGAGCCTCGCGGGCGGCACGCCGGTGCACTACCTGTGCGACGAGCAGAACGGGTGGCAGCCCGACCTCGAGGACATCCGGGCGAAGATCACGCCGAGCACCAAGGCGATCGTCGTGATCAACCCCAACAACCCCACCGGCGCGGTGTACAGCCGCGAGGTGCTCGAGGGCATCGCGCAGATCGCGCGCGAGCACTCGCTGCTGCTGCTGAGCGACGAGATCTACGACCGCATCCTCTTCGACGGCGCCCGGCACATCCCCATGGCGTCGGTCGCGCCCGACCTGCTGTGCCTGACGTACAACGGCCTGTCCAAGACCTACCGCGTCGCCGGCTACCGGTCGGGTTGGATGGTCATCACCGGCCCGCGCACGCACGCGAACGGCTTCCTCGAGGGCATCCAGCTGCTGGCCTCCACACGCCTGTGCGCGAACGTGCCCGCGCAGCATGCGATCCTCGCCGCGCTGACGGGCGTGCAGTCGATCGACGCGCTCATCGCGCCGACCGGCCGCCTGCACGAGCAGCGCGACATCGCGTGGGAGGGGCTCAACGCCATCCCGGGCGTCTCGTGCGTCAAGCCGCAGGGGGCGCTGTACGCGTTCCCGCGCCTCGATCCCGAGGTGCACGAGATCCACGACGACAAGAAGCTCATCTACGACCTGCTCGTGCAGGAGCACATCCTCATGGTGGAGGGCACGGGCTTCAACTGGCCTACGACCGACCACCTGCGGGTCGTCACGCTGCCCGAGCCGCGCGTGCTCGCCGAGGCCGTCGAGCGCCTGGGCAACTTCCTCTCGAGCTACAAGCAGTAG